In Rosa chinensis cultivar Old Blush chromosome 1, RchiOBHm-V2, whole genome shotgun sequence, a genomic segment contains:
- the LOC112182773 gene encoding putative disease resistance protein RGA3 has product MAEALVNVLLERLATVAHDKVRGEFKLVSGVEEEVNSLSRNLEAIQAVLEDAEQRQVTEATVKRWLSELTEVSYEIDDVLDEWITQVRKRQMEKEEKHALAIAKKVRSSASSFVSGSKVRRFIHRREIAAKIEELNERLASIDERKQSFGFQNTARVPELPQRQKTTSLPNVKTFGRDNEKKLIVSKLLSESSEGNEVPLIIPIVGMGGMGKTTLAQLVYNDENVKSHFDKRIWVCVSDPFEEIKIAQAIIEEIDKDNSSKSSNVLQTLTQCIYKLIEGKQFLLVLDDVWSPNSDQWEELIKPLRNGALGSRILVTTRKEEVADLMKATTQMISLKALSDAFCLSLFYYGANMDENNVPKEFHGIGLSIARRCNGLPLAAKTLGSLMRHKKKIHEWQAVLKNYVYNMNRLIELWMSQDYLNAKESKDKIMLKMKT; this is encoded by the exons ATGGCTGAAGCACTTGTTAACGTTCTCCTTGAGCGTTTGGCTACGGTCGCCCATGACAAGGTTCGAGGAGAGTTCAAACTGGTCTCTGGGGTTGAGGAAGAAGTCAACAGCCTCTCCCGCAATCTGGAAGCTATTCAAGCTGTGCTGGAGGATGCAGAGCAGAGGCAAGTGACGGAGGCAACCGTGAAACGTTGGCTGAGTGAACTGACTGAAGTTTCCTACGAGATAGATGACGTTTTGGATGAGTGGATCACTCAAGTTCGAAAGAGACAGatggagaaagaagaaaaacatgcTCTTGCTATTGCTAAGAAGGTACGTTCCTCTGCCTCCTCTTTCGTTTCTGGTAGCAAGGTCAGGCGGTTTATTCATCGTCGCGAAATTGCTGCGAAGATAGAAGAATTAAATGAAAGATTAGCTTCAATtgatgaaagaaaacaaagttttgGCTTTCAAAACACCGCTAGGGTCCCCGAACTACCTCAACGACAAAAAACTACTTCTCTTCCCAATGTTAAAACATTTGGTCGAGATAATGAAAAAAAACTCATAGTTAGCAAGCTGCTAAGTGAGAGTAGTGAAGGAAATGAGGTTCCTCTTATCATTCCTATTGTAGGGATGGGGGGAATGGGGAAAACAACTCTTGCTCAACTTGTGTATAATGAtgaaaatgtcaaatctcaTTTTGACAAGAGAATATGGGTCTGTGTCTCGGACCCTTTTGAAGAGATCAAGATTGCTCAAGCTATCATTGAAGAAATAGATAAAGATAATAGTTCAAAAAGCTCAAATGTGTTGCAAACCCTGACGCAATGTATATATAAATTGATTGAGGGTAAACAGTTCCTCCTTGTTTTAGATGATGTTTGGAGCCCAAACTCTGATCAATGGGAAGAATTGATCAAACCTTTACGTAATGGTGCTCTTGGTAGTAGAATATTGGTGACCACTCGAAAGGAGGAGGTTGCTGATTTAATGAAAGCAACAACTCAAATGATCTCTTTGAAGGCATTGAGTGATGCATTTTGTTTGTCATTGTTCTATTACGGTGCAAACATGGATGAGAATAATGTGCCTAAAGAGTTTCACGGCATTGGTTTAAGTATTGCTAGAAGGTGTAATGGGTTGCCTCTTGCTGCAAAGACGTTAGGAAGCCTCATGCGCCATAAGAAAAAGATTCATGAATGGCAAGCTGTTTTAAAGA ATTATGTGTACAATATGAATCGTTTGATTGAGTTGTGGATGTCACAAGATTATTTGAATGCCAAAGAAAGTAAAGACAAGATA ATGTTGAAAATGAAAACATGA
- the LOC112182775 gene encoding putative disease resistance protein At3g14460 gives MQNYDIVHDFLQYLTKNECLILDFELDASERRDVAKDKVHHLTLVHATEGDSLKSFLPNYKKLRTLIAIESSKNSIGPIFESVVQLKCLRTLNLSDWRGEDCLKEIPETIGGLIHLRYLDLSGNEGLEELPSALGSLYNLQTLRLVGCSSLKKVDVRGLINLRHLYVERCPCLNLIKGIEKLTDLQRLDWFRVPDGDEGNKLEDLKDLNQLQGSLDIYIRGNPNMAANKVHLLQLHLYFLTGDEVKDREIMNGLEPHPSLESLFISSYRGGAFSHWLSSSNSLRVLTLSNCFNCGFLPPLGKLASLESLDIAMLPGVSKVGIEFLGIDDGQTSSSSSSIFISFPKLKQLTFRCMLSWKEWVGVENNNITIMPCLSQLTIEDCWKLKALPDFLWKTPLQKLHILRSPILRDLYRQGLGEEWAKISHIPTIKIEDGSDFQPGRRGLF, from the exons ATGCAAAATTATGATATTGTACATGACTTTCTACAATATTTGACCAAAAATGAATgtttgattttggattttgagTTGGATGCTAGTGAGAGAAGGGATGTGGCAAAGGATAAAGTTCATCATTTGACCTTAGTGCATGCAACCGAGGGTGATTCTTTGAAATCTTTTCTCCCTAATTATAAAAAATTACGTACCTTGATAGCTATAGAATCATCCAAAAATTCCATTGGCCCAATATTTGAGTCGGTAGTACAATTGAAATGCCTTAGAACATTAAACTTGAGTGATTGGCGGGGGGAGGATTGTCTCAAAGAAATTCCCGAGACGATAGGTGGATTGATACATTTGAGGTATCTTGATTTATCCGGTAATGAAGGGTTGGAAGAATTACCCAGCGCCCTGGGCAGCTTATACAACCTGCAAACCTTGCGACTTGTTGGCTGCTCTAGTCTCAAAAAAGTAGATGTGCGAGGGCTGATTAACTTGAGGCATCTTTATGTTGAACGCTGTCCTTGTCTAAATCTAATTAAAGGGATTGAGAAATTAACAGATCTGCAAAGGCTAGATTGGTTTCGTGTCCCAGATGGTGATGAAGGAAACAAGTTGGAAGATCTGAAAGACTTGAACCAGCTTCAAGGGAGTCTTGATATTTATATTCGAGGAAATCCAAATATGGCAGCAAATAAGGTTCACCTCCTGCAATTGCACCTATATTTCTTGACGGGTGATGAAGTAAAGGATAGAGAGATTATGAATGGCTTAGAGCCGCATCCAAGTTTGGAATCTTTATTCATCTCTAGCTATAGAGGCGGCGCCTTCTCCCATTGGTTGTCGTCTTCAAACAGCTTGAGAGTGCTCACCCTTAGTAATTGCTTCAACTGTGGGTTTTTGCCTCCTTTAGGGAAACTGGCGTCCCTTGAATCATTGGATATTGCGATGCTCCCGGGAGTCTCAAAGGTAGGAATTGAGTTTTTGGGAATAGATGATGGGCAAACctcgtcgtcgtcgtcttccATTTTCATATCATTCCCCAAGCTTAAACAACTCACCTTCCGCTGCATGTTGTCATGGAAAGAGTGGGTAGGagtggaaaataataatattacaaTCATGCCATGCCTCTCTCAGTTGACAATTGAGGACTGCTGGAAGCTAAAAGCACTGCCGGACTTCCTGTGGAAGACACCACTACAGAAATTGCACATCTTGAGATCTCCAATTCTCCGAGACCTTTACAGACAAGGACTAGGTGAGGAGTGGGCCAAGATTTCTCACATCCCAACCATCAAGATTGAAGACGGATCGGATTTTCAACCCGGCCG GCGTGGTCTATTCTAG
- the LOC112182774 gene encoding ribosomal RNA large subunit methyltransferase E isoform X2 — protein sequence MSGAGKPDFFYREAQRLGYVARSAFKVACQSLGPIKNGGLVVGIDLKKVKVPAMHCDSRVQTLCADVMKLPKTSVRELSPQKGFSVILSDMCPLVSGIASKDAALSLELGMQALDLAVGEAALANPNNVTQVEESLVGATTSSDVNGVLKRGGHLVIKLLESEDVQDFNRICKPLFRKASLLRPKATRSSSREIYLICQGLQSQART from the exons ATGAGTGGGGCAGGAAAGCCGGACTTTTTCTACAGAGAAGCTCAGCGCCTGGGTTATGTAGCTCGCTCCGCCTTCAAG GTGGCTTGTCAGAGCTTGGGTCCTATCAAAAATGGTGGTCTTGTTGTTGGGATTGATCTCAAG AAGGTGAAGGTTCCAGCTATGCATTGTGATTCAAGGGTTCAAACTCTGTGTGCTGATGTTATGAAGCTCCCTAAAACCTCAGTCAGGGAACTTTCTCCACAG AAGGGGTTTTCTGTAATACTCTCAGATATGTGTCCCCTCGTTTCTGGGATAGCAAGTAAAGATGCAGCTTTATCCCTCGAGTTAGGCATGCAAGCACTGGATTTGGCTGTAGGTGAAGCAGCATTAGCTAATCCCAACAATGTCACTCAAGTGGAAGAAAGTCTTGTTGGAGCAACTACGAGTTCAGATGTTAATGGTGTATTGAAAAGGGGTGGTCATCTTGTCATAAAGCTTTTAGAGAGTGAAGATGTGCAAG ATTTCAACCGCATTTGCAAACCACTGTTTAGAAAGGCATCATTGTTGAGGCCTAAAGCtacaagatcatcatcaagagaGATTTATTTGATATGTCAAGGTCTGCAGTCACAAGCAAGAACATAG
- the LOC112182774 gene encoding ribosomal RNA large subunit methyltransferase E isoform X1, giving the protein MSGAGKPDFFYREAQRLGYVARSAFKLLQIQKQYKLIIPGSSVLDLGCAPGAWLQVACQSLGPIKNGGLVVGIDLKKVKVPAMHCDSRVQTLCADVMKLPKTSVRELSPQKGFSVILSDMCPLVSGIASKDAALSLELGMQALDLAVGEAALANPNNVTQVEESLVGATTSSDVNGVLKRGGHLVIKLLESEDVQDFNRICKPLFRKASLLRPKATRSSSREIYLICQGLQSQART; this is encoded by the exons ATGAGTGGGGCAGGAAAGCCGGACTTTTTCTACAGAGAAGCTCAGCGCCTGGGTTATGTAGCTCGCTCCGCCTTCAAG CTGCTTCAGATACAGAAGCAGTACAAGCTCATAATACCAGGCTCCTCTGTTCTGGACCTTGGTTGTGCTCCTGGTGCTTGGCTTCAG GTGGCTTGTCAGAGCTTGGGTCCTATCAAAAATGGTGGTCTTGTTGTTGGGATTGATCTCAAG AAGGTGAAGGTTCCAGCTATGCATTGTGATTCAAGGGTTCAAACTCTGTGTGCTGATGTTATGAAGCTCCCTAAAACCTCAGTCAGGGAACTTTCTCCACAG AAGGGGTTTTCTGTAATACTCTCAGATATGTGTCCCCTCGTTTCTGGGATAGCAAGTAAAGATGCAGCTTTATCCCTCGAGTTAGGCATGCAAGCACTGGATTTGGCTGTAGGTGAAGCAGCATTAGCTAATCCCAACAATGTCACTCAAGTGGAAGAAAGTCTTGTTGGAGCAACTACGAGTTCAGATGTTAATGGTGTATTGAAAAGGGGTGGTCATCTTGTCATAAAGCTTTTAGAGAGTGAAGATGTGCAAG ATTTCAACCGCATTTGCAAACCACTGTTTAGAAAGGCATCATTGTTGAGGCCTAAAGCtacaagatcatcatcaagagaGATTTATTTGATATGTCAAGGTCTGCAGTCACAAGCAAGAACATAG
- the LOC112182771 gene encoding protein FIZZY-RELATED 3, translating into MTVRAPKSSSSSSLQTPKALLAPTQRGLFRSWVSSSSINFPNPEMDSPQTPRKTGLNLPTGMSESTLRLDSLSSSFRGISSLSSSSPSKTSTCSDRFIPCRSSSRLHQFGLNDKASPVKDGGNEAYQRLLRSELFGSDFDSFSSPAGGGGQAASSPISPSKNMLRFKTEHSGPNSPYSPSILRHDSGFSNESCTPPKPPRKVPKTPHKVLDAPSLQDDFYLNLVDWSSQNVLAVGLGTSVYLWNASNSKVTRLCDLGPNDGVCSVQWTKEGSYLSIGTNGGQVQVWDGTQCKKVRTMSGHQTRTGVLAWNSRILASGSRDRNILQHDMRVSNDCINKLVGHKSEVCGLKWSNDDRELASGGNDNQLLVWNQHSQQPALRLTEHTAAVKAIAWSPHQSGLLASGGGTADRCIRFWNTANGHQLNSVDTGSQVCNLAWSKNVNEIVSTHGYSQNQIMVWKYPSMSKVATLTGHSMRVLYLAMSPDGQTIVTGAGDETLRFWNVFPSVKTPTPCKETGLWSLGRTQIR; encoded by the exons ATGACCGTTAGAGCACCCAAGTCTTCGTCTTCCTCCTCACTCCAAACCCCCAAAGCCCTCCTTGCTCCCACACAACGAGGCCTTTTCCGATCTTgggtttcttcctcctccatcaATTTTCCAAACCCAGAAATGGATTCACCGCAAACTCCCCGGAAAACCGGGCTCAACCTCCCAACCGGGATGTCCGAGTCGACTCTGCGGCTCGACTCGCTCTCCAGCTCGTTCCGGGGGATCTCGAGCCTCTCGTCGTCGTCGCCGTCGAAGACCTCGACGTGCAGCGACAGGTTCATTCCGTGCCGGTCGTCGTCGAGGCTCCACCAGTTTGGGCTGAACGACAAGGCGTCGCCGGTGAAGGACGGCGGGAACGAGGCCTACCAGAGGCTGTTGAGATCGGAGCTTTTCGGGTCTGATTTcgattctttttcttctcctgcAGGTGGAGGAGGACAGGCGGCGTCGTCGCCGATTAGTCCCAGCAAGAACATGTTGCGGTTCAAGACGGAGCATTCCGGGCCAAACTCGCCGTATTCGCCGTCGATTTTGAGGCATGATAGTGGGTTTTCGAATGAGAGCTGTACTCCTCCCAAGCCTCCCAGAAAGGTCCCCAAGACCCCCCATAAG GTTCTGGATGCTCCATCACTTCAAGATGACTTTTACTTGAATCTGGTGGACTGGTCCTCGCAAAATGTCCTTGCAGTTGGATTGGGAACCTCAGTTTATTTATGGAATGCATCAAACAGCAAG GTGACAAGACTGTGTGACTTGGGGCCTAATGATGGCGTCTGCTCTGTTCAATGGACCAAGGAGGGTTCATATTTATCAATTGGTACAAACGGTGGCCAAGTTCAG GTTTGGGATGGGACTCAATGCAAGAAGGTCCGAACAATGAGTGGACATCAAACAAGAACTGGTGTTTTGGCATGGAACTCAAGGATACTAGCTTCAGGAAGCCGAGACCGGAACATCCTTCAACATGATATGCGAGTCTCAAATGACTGCATCAACAAGCTTGTTGGCCACAAGTCTGAG GTATGCGGGCTGAAATGGTCCAACGATGACAGGGAACTTGCTTCTGGTGGCAATGATAATCAG CTCTTGGTGTGGAACCAGCACTCTCAGCAACCTGCGTTGAGACTAACAGAGCACACAGCTGCAGTAAAGGCCATTGCTTGGTCACCCCACCAGAGCGGCCTTCTTGCTTCTGGAGGTGGAACTGCTGACAGATGTATACGCTTCTGGAACACTGCAAATGGCCACCAGTTGAACAGCGTTGACACGGGAAGCCAG GTTTGCAATCTCGCATGGAGTAAGAATGTGAATGAGATAGTTAGCACTCATGGAtactcccaaaaccaaattaTGGTCTGGAAGTATCCATCCATGTCAAAG GTTGCCACTCTAACTGGCCATAGCATGCGAGTTCTATACCTTGCAATGTCACCAGATGGTCAG ACAATAGTCACTGGTGCTGGGGATGAAACTCTCAGATTCTGGAATGTGTTTCCTTCGGTAAAAACTCCG ACACCATGCAAAGAAACAGGTCTTTGGTCACTGGGACGAACTCAAATCCGATGA
- the LOC112182770 gene encoding actin-related protein 5 isoform X1 — protein MPFISKIQRQTDYRRFPSSTPIVIDNGASYFRIGWAGEPEPRVIFRNIVQRPRHKVTGETVTIVGDHDVALLRYFDCTRSGPRSAFDNNVVYQFEIMEYILDFAFDRLGADGSKIDHPILITECVCNPFQSRSKMAELLFDTYGVPSIAYGVDAAFSYKYNQHHGVCNKDGLAICPGFMTTHVIPFIDGEPEYKGCCRTNIGGYHITDYLKQLLSLKYPHHMARFTWEKVEDLKMEHCYIALDYMSEARLFQNGTKEAEDKTRSWQLPWVPPPTEEPPSEEEIARKAAIKEKQGQRLREMAEAKRSSRINELENESHGLEFLLKQLEQVEEHDIRSFLSATGYVSRKEVESALLKVTQSLQKAKGEQAEFEEKPDAERFHLLNKPDHECTPEELKMKKRQVFLKSTSEGRQRAKQKRHEEELERERRNQQDEQRRSKNPELYKEQLLAKYKDLSEKVEQRKRLKTNGGQTNGNNISGNVGRGERLNAAQRERMRLLTTAAFDRGKGEDTFGARDEDWQLYKLMSKDNDDDDEGPDADEAELARLTSRLREVDPTFVPRSENGNSQSLETPRTRPLTEEDFRIDLGVERFRCPEILFRPNWVGIDQAGLDEMAGVSLRRLPSKSIELEERLTSSIFLTGGSSLFPGMSERLEAGIRMITPCGSPIRVVKALNPTLDAWRGASAYAASPQFPAQTFSKQEYYEKGEDVVRRYQFRYHVL, from the exons ATGCCTTTCATATCCAAAATTCAGCGCCAGACCGATTACCGGCGCTTTCCTTCCTCCACCCCCATCGTCATCGACAATGGCGCCTCCTATTTCCGCATCGG ATGGGCTGGAGAGCCAGAGCCTCGTGTTATCTTCCGCAACATTGTTCAGAGACCCCGCCACAAAGTCACTG GTGAAACTGTCACCATAGTTGGTGATCATGATGTTGCTTTGTTGAGATACTTCGATTGCACGCGCTCGGGACCTCGGTCGGCTTTTGATAACAATGTGGTTTACCAGTTTGAAATAATGGAATAT ATTCTTGACTTTGCTTTTGATCGACTGGGGGCTGATGGATCAAAG ATTGATCATCCTATCCTGATTACAGAATGCGTATGCAACCCATTTCAGTCTCGTAGTAAGATGGCGGAACTACTATTTGACACATATGGAGTCCCATCGATAG CATATGGTGTTGATGCTGCATTCAGCTACAAGTATAATCAACATCATGGGGTTTGTAATAAAGATGGTCTTGCTATCTGTCCTGGATTTATGACTACTCATGTTATTCCG TTTATTGATGGTGAGCCTGAGTATAAAGGATGCTGTCGGACTAACATTGGTGGGTACCACATCACTGACTATCTGAAGCAACTTCTTTCACTTAAATACCCCCATCACAT GGCTAGGTTTACATGGGAGAAGGTCGAAGACTTGAAGATGGAGCACTGTTATATTGCTCTAGATTATATGTCAGAAGCTCGACTATTTCAG AATGGAACCAAGGAAGCTGAAGATAAAACAAGGTCGTGGCAGCTCCCATGGGTTCCACCACCTACTGAGGAGCCTCcttctgaagaagagattgcaAGAAAGGCAGCCATAAAAGAGAAACAAGGTCAACGGTTGCGAGAAATGGCTGAAGCGAAAAGATCTTCTAGGATAAATGAACTAGAAAATGAATCGCATGGTTTGGAATTTCTGTTAAAGCAGCTTGAACAGGTGGAAGAGCATGATATACGATCTTTCTTGTCAGCGACTGGATATGTCTCCAGGAAGGAAGTAGAATCTGCCCTTTTGAAGGTAACACAATCTCTACAAAAAGCAAAGGGTGAACAAGCTGAGTTTGAGGAGAAACCAGATGCAGAAAGGTTTCATCTTTTAAATAAACCTGACCACGAGTGCACGCCAGAAGAG CTCAAGATGAAAAAGAGACAGGTGTTTCTAAAATCCACATCTGAAGGCCGTCAGCGAGCTAAACAGAAACGCCATGAAGAAGAACTGGAGCGAGAAAGGAGAAACCAACAAGATGAGCAGAGACGTTC AAAGAACCCCGAGCTTTATAAAGAGCAGTTACTTGCTAAATATAAAGATCTTTCTGAGAAAGTGGAACAGCGAAAACGACTCAAGACAAATGGGGGTCAGACAAATGGGAATAATATTTCTGGAAATGTTGGCCGTGGCGAGAGATTAAATGCTGCACAGAGGGAAAGGATGCGCCTTTTGACCACAGCAGCTTTTGATCGCGGCAAGGGTGAGGATACTTTTGGTGCAAGAGATGAAGATTGGCAACTATACAAGCTAATGAGCAAAGATAATGACGATGACGATGAGGGACCGGATGCGGATGAAGCAGAGTTGGCACGTCTAACTTCTAGGCTTCGG GAAGTAGACCCGACATTTGTTCCCAGATCAGAAAATGGAAACTCGCAATCACTTGAAACACCACGGACTCGTCCTCTTACTGAGGAAGATTTTCGGATAGATCTTGGTGTTGAAAGGTTCCGCTGCCCTGAAATTTTATTTCGTCCCAACTGGGTTGGGATCGATCAGGCAGGCTTAGATGAGATGGCTGGGGTCTCGCTAAGGAGGCTGCCATCTAAGAGCATAGAGCTGGAGGAGAGGCTAACCAGTTCGATTTTTTTAACTGGTGGGAGTAGTCTATTTCCTGGAATGAGTGAGCGCTTGGAAGCTGGAATCCGGATGATTACGCCATGTGGTTCACCTATAAGGGTCGTCAAAGCATTGAATCCAACGCTCGATGCATGGCGTGGTGCTTCTGCTTACGCTGCTTCCCCCCAGTTCCCAGCACAAACTTTCAGTAAGCAGGAATATTATGAGAAGGGTGAAGACGTAGTCCGCAGATACCAATTTCGATACCATGTCTTGTAG
- the LOC112182770 gene encoding actin-related protein 5 isoform X2 yields the protein MAELLFDTYGVPSIAYGVDAAFSYKYNQHHGVCNKDGLAICPGFMTTHVIPFIDGEPEYKGCCRTNIGGYHITDYLKQLLSLKYPHHMARFTWEKVEDLKMEHCYIALDYMSEARLFQNGTKEAEDKTRSWQLPWVPPPTEEPPSEEEIARKAAIKEKQGQRLREMAEAKRSSRINELENESHGLEFLLKQLEQVEEHDIRSFLSATGYVSRKEVESALLKVTQSLQKAKGEQAEFEEKPDAERFHLLNKPDHECTPEELKMKKRQVFLKSTSEGRQRAKQKRHEEELERERRNQQDEQRRSKNPELYKEQLLAKYKDLSEKVEQRKRLKTNGGQTNGNNISGNVGRGERLNAAQRERMRLLTTAAFDRGKGEDTFGARDEDWQLYKLMSKDNDDDDEGPDADEAELARLTSRLREVDPTFVPRSENGNSQSLETPRTRPLTEEDFRIDLGVERFRCPEILFRPNWVGIDQAGLDEMAGVSLRRLPSKSIELEERLTSSIFLTGGSSLFPGMSERLEAGIRMITPCGSPIRVVKALNPTLDAWRGASAYAASPQFPAQTFSKQEYYEKGEDVVRRYQFRYHVL from the exons ATGGCGGAACTACTATTTGACACATATGGAGTCCCATCGATAG CATATGGTGTTGATGCTGCATTCAGCTACAAGTATAATCAACATCATGGGGTTTGTAATAAAGATGGTCTTGCTATCTGTCCTGGATTTATGACTACTCATGTTATTCCG TTTATTGATGGTGAGCCTGAGTATAAAGGATGCTGTCGGACTAACATTGGTGGGTACCACATCACTGACTATCTGAAGCAACTTCTTTCACTTAAATACCCCCATCACAT GGCTAGGTTTACATGGGAGAAGGTCGAAGACTTGAAGATGGAGCACTGTTATATTGCTCTAGATTATATGTCAGAAGCTCGACTATTTCAG AATGGAACCAAGGAAGCTGAAGATAAAACAAGGTCGTGGCAGCTCCCATGGGTTCCACCACCTACTGAGGAGCCTCcttctgaagaagagattgcaAGAAAGGCAGCCATAAAAGAGAAACAAGGTCAACGGTTGCGAGAAATGGCTGAAGCGAAAAGATCTTCTAGGATAAATGAACTAGAAAATGAATCGCATGGTTTGGAATTTCTGTTAAAGCAGCTTGAACAGGTGGAAGAGCATGATATACGATCTTTCTTGTCAGCGACTGGATATGTCTCCAGGAAGGAAGTAGAATCTGCCCTTTTGAAGGTAACACAATCTCTACAAAAAGCAAAGGGTGAACAAGCTGAGTTTGAGGAGAAACCAGATGCAGAAAGGTTTCATCTTTTAAATAAACCTGACCACGAGTGCACGCCAGAAGAG CTCAAGATGAAAAAGAGACAGGTGTTTCTAAAATCCACATCTGAAGGCCGTCAGCGAGCTAAACAGAAACGCCATGAAGAAGAACTGGAGCGAGAAAGGAGAAACCAACAAGATGAGCAGAGACGTTC AAAGAACCCCGAGCTTTATAAAGAGCAGTTACTTGCTAAATATAAAGATCTTTCTGAGAAAGTGGAACAGCGAAAACGACTCAAGACAAATGGGGGTCAGACAAATGGGAATAATATTTCTGGAAATGTTGGCCGTGGCGAGAGATTAAATGCTGCACAGAGGGAAAGGATGCGCCTTTTGACCACAGCAGCTTTTGATCGCGGCAAGGGTGAGGATACTTTTGGTGCAAGAGATGAAGATTGGCAACTATACAAGCTAATGAGCAAAGATAATGACGATGACGATGAGGGACCGGATGCGGATGAAGCAGAGTTGGCACGTCTAACTTCTAGGCTTCGG GAAGTAGACCCGACATTTGTTCCCAGATCAGAAAATGGAAACTCGCAATCACTTGAAACACCACGGACTCGTCCTCTTACTGAGGAAGATTTTCGGATAGATCTTGGTGTTGAAAGGTTCCGCTGCCCTGAAATTTTATTTCGTCCCAACTGGGTTGGGATCGATCAGGCAGGCTTAGATGAGATGGCTGGGGTCTCGCTAAGGAGGCTGCCATCTAAGAGCATAGAGCTGGAGGAGAGGCTAACCAGTTCGATTTTTTTAACTGGTGGGAGTAGTCTATTTCCTGGAATGAGTGAGCGCTTGGAAGCTGGAATCCGGATGATTACGCCATGTGGTTCACCTATAAGGGTCGTCAAAGCATTGAATCCAACGCTCGATGCATGGCGTGGTGCTTCTGCTTACGCTGCTTCCCCCCAGTTCCCAGCACAAACTTTCAGTAAGCAGGAATATTATGAGAAGGGTGAAGACGTAGTCCGCAGATACCAATTTCGATACCATGTCTTGTAG